The following are encoded together in the Myxococcus virescens genome:
- a CDS encoding response regulator, with protein sequence MADVLVVDDSKVMRDMVVACLRPYPGLTFTHASSGLEAIERLSLQPYDLLVLDLNMPDIGGIEVVEFVRGQDRLRELPIIIVTTRGDEASRTRALAAGASRFMTKPFTPDAILSEVRGLLEGRRA encoded by the coding sequence ATGGCCGATGTGCTCGTCGTTGATGACAGCAAAGTGATGCGCGACATGGTGGTCGCGTGCCTGCGGCCCTATCCGGGCCTCACCTTCACCCATGCTTCCAGTGGCTTGGAGGCCATCGAGCGGCTGTCGCTCCAGCCGTATGACTTGCTGGTGCTGGACCTGAACATGCCGGACATCGGCGGCATCGAGGTGGTGGAGTTCGTGCGTGGGCAGGACCGCCTGCGCGAGCTGCCCATCATCATCGTCACCACGCGTGGGGACGAGGCCTCGCGGACGCGGGCGTTGGCGGCGGGGGCCAGCCGTTTCATGACGAAGCCCTTCACGCCGGACGCCATCCTGTCGGAGGTGCGTGGGCTGCTGGAGGGGAGGCGCGCTTGA
- a CDS encoding ATP-binding protein — protein MTPSLLLIEDAGASRELQVLALESQGWRVWASADVPGALTLLQTQSVQVVVAAAGLLISDGTHLESLRSALSLAGALLQISAFPAEREALRPLDLPVERYLSRPLSLGALVEGARQAFPLEAAGGPEARRPRVLVADDDPVSRKLAQLHLAPFRFDVVLAADGATALDLARRRGPDVVLADVLMPGMDGFKLCLGFRQDPRLARVPVILTHTIAPDELDLRMAHNVGANGFVRRTQEGDELVGALLRELRAGGPAHTSPPADLSTEDHLYRMVRQLERRVGLLEQAERTARESEARYRLVVSGSYDGIWDWDLRGQAFYWSPPLLDMLGLGPGDFGGTFSAFLELIHPEDRPDVMAALSAHLERGAPYDVSLRLRHVTGTWRSCVSRGRALRDAQGRPVRMAGIIGDVTEQLRLYRETQEAVRARDDFLSVAAHELRTPLAALRLRVQGAQGVLRSGLSSGTERLERALDAADRQVQRLSDLVESLLDVSQLQGGAPRLHLEDVDLALVVREAVSRSEDAAARAGCLLVLSPLEPTPGRWDAARLSQVMTHLLSNAMKFGPGKPVEVALESGRDVATLMVKDHGIGIAPGRLESLFRRFERAVPVRHYGGLGLGLYRLRRIVEAHGGGVSVDSTPGEGATFRVRLPREGPPAVRD, from the coding sequence ATGACGCCCTCCCTCCTGCTCATCGAAGACGCCGGTGCCTCCCGGGAGCTCCAGGTGCTTGCCCTGGAAAGTCAGGGCTGGCGGGTCTGGGCTTCCGCGGACGTTCCGGGCGCGCTGACGCTGCTGCAGACGCAGTCGGTGCAGGTGGTGGTGGCGGCGGCCGGCCTGCTGATATCGGATGGGACGCACCTGGAGTCGCTGCGGAGCGCGCTGTCGCTGGCGGGCGCCCTGTTGCAAATCAGCGCCTTCCCCGCAGAGCGGGAGGCGCTGCGCCCGCTCGACCTGCCGGTGGAGCGCTACCTGAGCCGGCCCCTGTCGCTGGGGGCGCTGGTGGAAGGGGCGCGGCAGGCCTTCCCGCTGGAGGCGGCCGGGGGGCCGGAGGCACGGCGTCCGCGCGTGCTGGTGGCGGATGACGACCCGGTCTCCCGCAAGCTGGCGCAGCTGCACCTGGCGCCCTTCCGTTTCGACGTGGTGCTGGCGGCGGATGGCGCCACGGCGCTGGACCTGGCGCGGCGCCGCGGTCCGGACGTGGTGCTGGCGGACGTGCTGATGCCGGGCATGGACGGCTTCAAGCTGTGCCTGGGCTTCCGGCAGGACCCCAGGCTGGCCCGGGTGCCCGTCATCCTCACGCACACCATCGCGCCCGACGAGCTGGACTTGCGCATGGCCCACAACGTGGGGGCCAACGGCTTCGTGCGCAGGACGCAGGAGGGCGACGAACTGGTGGGCGCGCTGCTGCGTGAGCTGCGCGCCGGCGGGCCTGCCCACACGTCGCCCCCCGCGGACCTGAGCACCGAGGACCACCTGTACCGGATGGTGCGCCAGCTGGAGCGGCGGGTGGGGCTGCTGGAGCAGGCCGAGCGCACCGCCCGGGAGAGCGAGGCGCGCTACCGCCTGGTGGTGAGCGGCTCCTACGACGGCATCTGGGACTGGGACTTGCGCGGCCAGGCCTTCTACTGGAGTCCGCCGCTGCTGGACATGCTGGGGCTGGGGCCGGGGGACTTCGGCGGGACGTTCTCCGCCTTCCTGGAGCTGATTCACCCGGAGGACCGGCCGGACGTCATGGCCGCGCTGTCCGCGCACCTGGAGCGGGGCGCGCCCTATGACGTGTCCCTGCGGCTGCGGCACGTCACCGGCACCTGGCGCTCGTGCGTGAGCCGTGGCCGCGCGCTGCGGGACGCGCAGGGCCGCCCGGTGCGGATGGCCGGCATCATTGGCGACGTGACGGAGCAGCTGCGCCTCTACCGTGAGACGCAGGAGGCGGTGCGCGCGCGCGATGACTTCCTCAGCGTCGCGGCCCACGAGCTGCGCACCCCGCTGGCGGCGTTGCGGCTGCGCGTGCAGGGCGCCCAGGGCGTGCTGCGCTCGGGCCTGAGCAGCGGGACGGAGCGGTTGGAGCGCGCGCTGGATGCGGCGGACCGGCAGGTGCAGCGCCTGTCGGACCTGGTGGAGTCGCTGCTGGACGTGTCGCAGCTCCAGGGCGGCGCGCCCCGGCTGCACCTGGAGGACGTGGACCTGGCGCTGGTGGTGCGCGAGGCGGTGTCCCGTTCGGAGGATGCGGCGGCGCGCGCGGGCTGTCTGCTGGTGCTCAGTCCGCTGGAGCCCACGCCGGGACGGTGGGACGCGGCGCGCCTGTCCCAGGTGATGACGCACCTGTTGTCCAACGCGATGAAGTTCGGGCCGGGCAAGCCGGTGGAGGTGGCGCTGGAGTCCGGGCGGGACGTGGCGACGCTGATGGTGAAGGACCATGGCATCGGCATCGCGCCCGGGCGGCTGGAGAGCCTCTTCCGCCGCTTCGAGCGCGCCGTGCCGGTGCGGCACTACGGCGGGTTGGGCCTGGGCCTGTACCGGCTGCGCCGCATCGTGGAGGCGCATGGGGGCGGCGTGTCCGTGGACAGCACCCCCGGAGAGGGCGCCACGTTCCGCGTCCGTCTGCCGCGCGAGGGCCCTCCCGCGGTGAGGGACTGA